The Streptomyces xanthii genome has a segment encoding these proteins:
- a CDS encoding DUF4267 domain-containing protein gives MSLKTVNTVLATVCVLFVLYLGLSFILAPAASTPGVGLPTWPSGDGGGFLTMKGIREFSMGLVIGILLLTGHRRALGWVLLMEAVAPFGDMINVLAHHGTVAAALGIHGLTSAFITLVAVLMLRETGKAHQSAKTTTVAGSAAQPV, from the coding sequence ATGTCACTGAAGACCGTGAACACCGTCCTGGCCACCGTCTGCGTCCTGTTCGTCCTCTACCTCGGACTGTCCTTCATCCTGGCTCCGGCGGCGTCCACCCCGGGCGTCGGCCTGCCGACCTGGCCCTCCGGAGACGGTGGCGGCTTCCTCACCATGAAGGGAATCCGCGAGTTCTCGATGGGCCTGGTCATCGGCATCCTGCTGCTGACGGGCCACCGCCGCGCCCTGGGCTGGGTCCTGCTGATGGAGGCCGTCGCCCCGTTCGGCGACATGATCAACGTCCTGGCCCACCATGGCACCGTCGCCGCCGCGCTCGGCATCCACGGCCTGACCTCGGCGTTCATCACGCTCGTCGCCGTGCTGATGCTCCGCGAGACCGGCAAGGCCCACCAGTCCGCCAAGACGACGACGGTCGCCGGATCAGCCGCGCAGCCCGTCTGA
- a CDS encoding class I SAM-dependent DNA methyltransferase, translating into MTSSELWTRATAERYDTEEAESSSAAALAPTLAFLAELAREGRALEFAIGTGRVGVPLRERGVRVAGIELSEHMAAVLRRKVDEDTLPLTIGDMATTVVPGEFALVYLVYNTISNLLTQDEQVECFRNAARHLRPGGRFVIELGVPPLRSLPPGQVAVPFDVSERHLGFDTFDLVEQMLVSHHFTRDDDGQYRRDNSRHRYAWPAELDLMARIAGLELERRVADWDGSAFTQDSAKHISVWRKPA; encoded by the coding sequence GTGACGAGCAGTGAGCTGTGGACCCGCGCGACCGCCGAGCGCTACGACACCGAGGAGGCCGAGTCGTCCTCGGCTGCCGCCCTCGCACCGACCCTCGCCTTCCTCGCCGAGCTCGCCCGGGAAGGCCGGGCCCTGGAGTTCGCCATCGGAACCGGACGCGTGGGCGTCCCCCTCCGCGAACGCGGGGTGCGGGTGGCGGGCATCGAACTGTCCGAGCACATGGCGGCGGTGCTGCGGCGCAAGGTCGACGAGGACACGCTGCCGCTGACCATCGGAGACATGGCCACCACCGTCGTCCCCGGCGAGTTCGCCCTGGTCTACCTCGTCTACAACACCATCTCGAACCTGCTCACACAGGACGAGCAGGTCGAGTGCTTCCGCAACGCCGCACGCCATCTGCGGCCCGGCGGCCGCTTCGTCATCGAACTGGGCGTGCCGCCACTGCGATCCCTGCCGCCTGGCCAGGTCGCGGTGCCGTTCGACGTCTCCGAGCGTCATCTCGGCTTCGACACCTTCGACCTGGTCGAGCAGATGCTCGTCTCGCACCACTTCACCCGCGACGACGACGGCCAGTACCGCCGCGACAACTCCCGCCATCGCTACGCCTGGCCGGCCGAGCTCGACCTGATGGCACGGATCGCCGGTCTCGAGCTGGAACGCCGCGTCGCGGACTGGGACGGGTCCGCGTTCACCCAGGACTCCGCGAAGCACATCTCCGTGTGGCGCAAGCCGGCCTGA
- a CDS encoding antibiotic biosynthesis monooxygenase family protein encodes MAKLQSLDPRTPMFAQFQEKTGPVVLANTFLVPKEQTESFMALFQRQAEFMKAQPGFVSLQMHRGTAGSELLMNVAVWESTEALARAIGNPEFQRMAAEFPDDIVSYPHIFEQIEA; translated from the coding sequence ATGGCCAAGCTGCAAAGTCTCGACCCGCGCACGCCGATGTTCGCGCAGTTCCAGGAGAAGACCGGGCCCGTCGTCCTGGCCAACACCTTCCTGGTTCCGAAGGAGCAGACGGAGTCGTTCATGGCCCTCTTCCAGAGGCAGGCCGAGTTCATGAAGGCCCAGCCGGGATTCGTCTCCCTGCAGATGCACCGGGGGACGGCGGGCAGCGAGCTGCTGATGAACGTCGCGGTCTGGGAGTCCACCGAGGCGCTGGCCAGGGCGATCGGCAACCCGGAGTTCCAGCGCATGGCGGCCGAGTTCCCCGACGACATCGTGTCGTACCCGCACATCTTCGAGCAGATCGAGGCCTGA
- a CDS encoding MBL fold metallo-hydrolase: MKLAPHLHRLGNDIVACYLVDTDDGITLIDAGLPGHWRDLRRELRSLGKSFDDIRGLVLTHGDTDHIGFAERLRKTHGVPVFVHAADAVRTREGEKFKGAIGPRRLGPTLKFLGYSLVRKNGLRPRYVGDVTEFGDGDVLDLPGSPVIVGMPGHSPGSVAVHVPLADAVFVGDALTTRHVLTGRAGPQPAPFTDDPDLALSSLDRISGLPASWVLPGHGAPWRISPAQVGDAVRSASGPGTGGSRD, from the coding sequence GTGAAGCTCGCACCTCATCTGCACCGCCTCGGGAACGACATCGTGGCGTGCTATCTCGTCGACACCGACGACGGCATCACGCTCATCGACGCCGGGCTGCCCGGTCACTGGCGGGATCTGCGCCGCGAACTGCGCTCCCTGGGCAAGTCCTTCGACGACATCCGCGGACTCGTCCTCACGCACGGGGACACCGACCACATCGGGTTCGCCGAGCGGCTTCGAAAGACTCACGGAGTACCGGTGTTCGTGCACGCTGCCGACGCCGTCCGCACCCGGGAGGGAGAGAAGTTCAAGGGCGCCATCGGGCCCCGGCGCCTCGGCCCGACGCTCAAGTTCCTCGGCTACAGCCTTGTCCGCAAGAACGGCCTGCGGCCGCGCTACGTCGGCGATGTCACCGAGTTCGGTGACGGTGACGTACTGGACCTGCCCGGGAGCCCGGTGATCGTGGGCATGCCGGGGCATTCTCCGGGGAGCGTCGCGGTGCACGTTCCGCTCGCCGACGCGGTCTTCGTCGGGGACGCCCTGACCACGCGGCACGTCCTCACCGGACGCGCGGGCCCCCAGCCGGCGCCCTTCACCGACGACCCCGACCTCGCGCTGTCCTCGCTCGACCGGATCTCCGGCCTGCCGGCGTCCTGGGTGCTACCCGGCCACGGCGCGCCCTGGCGCATCTCTCCGGCCCAGGTGGGCGATGCGGTGCGGTCGGCATCGGGGCCGGGCACGGGCGGGTCCCGGGATTGA
- a CDS encoding DUF1772 domain-containing protein — translation MLAVLEVVTVVAVGLMVGVEFSVAFVMNRIFDALPDDSDQMARSHGGRMLGALMPFWYIGSVVLCAIWAVAGRHHEGTGLVAAGAALLIVSVIMSILLLVPINNQGKKWTPETRPADWKEQMNRWDRYHYARVAVIVAAFTLLVTALV, via the coding sequence ATGCTCGCCGTACTCGAGGTCGTCACCGTCGTGGCCGTCGGTCTGATGGTCGGGGTGGAGTTCTCCGTCGCCTTCGTCATGAACCGCATCTTCGACGCCCTTCCCGACGACAGCGACCAGATGGCCCGCTCCCACGGCGGCCGCATGCTCGGCGCCCTGATGCCCTTCTGGTACATCGGCTCCGTCGTCCTCTGCGCGATCTGGGCCGTCGCGGGACGGCACCACGAGGGCACCGGCCTGGTGGCCGCCGGCGCCGCCCTCCTGATCGTCAGCGTGATCATGTCGATCCTCCTCCTCGTCCCGATCAACAACCAGGGCAAGAAGTGGACCCCCGAGACCCGCCCCGCGGACTGGAAGGAGCAGATGAACCGCTGGGACCGCTACCACTACGCCCGCGTCGCCGTCATCGTCGCCGCCTTCACCCTCCTCGTCACCGCCCTCGTCTGA